Proteins co-encoded in one Arachis stenosperma cultivar V10309 chromosome 7, arast.V10309.gnm1.PFL2, whole genome shotgun sequence genomic window:
- the LOC130939671 gene encoding transcriptional corepressor SEUSS-like, with amino-acid sequence MQPSKEVASTAANFNMLNHQQQCLRGMPQQQQPPVPQIPVQFQQQRNILPIYQSGVCAKKMQQFVHCQQRRPADNNIIFWKRFVAELFAPNGKKSFCFSLYPGTKTRANFSLGSMKKCDICKKNPVNGYEACFDVLPRLLKVKYESGLLEERLFTDIPGEFRDPSGYIVLVCKKARRESLFDKFRVVHEGSIRIVFSPYIKICSWEFCVTHHEVFISRSHLVPNVNQIGDAISKFQNFAANNNDNNNVTAEEFQESSNKLVAVTQELAKKLEVPMLDDYSGFAKSYVRCLQLAEVGNLMKDVIDFSIRNKIGPIESLAKFPKKPRIGDHGEDQLQQQQQQHQNGNHDLNNGGRNNGHTPGMQIGSSSNGTLATSSTVQIHNSVDSRVRNSVNGEENAPIQPPNSLP; translated from the coding sequence ATGCAACCCTCTAAAGAAGTAGCTTCTACTGCTGCAAATTTCAACATGTTGAACCATCAACAACAATGCTTGAGGGGTATGCCTCAACAACAACAACCGCCAGTACCACAAATTCCAGTGCAATTCCAACAACAAAGAAACATTCTTCCAATCTATCAATCCGGAGTTTGTGCAAAGAAGATGCAACAATTTGTCCATTGCCAGCAGCGCCGGCCGGCCGACAACAACATTATCTTCTGGAAGAGATTTGTGGCCGAGCTTTTCGCTCCGAATGGTAAGAAGAGCTTCTGTTTCTCCTTGTATCCAGGAACAAAAACCAGAGCCAATTTTTCCCTTGGTAGTATGAAAAAATGTGATATATGCAAGAAGAATCCTGTTAATGGCTATGAAGCGTGTTTTGATGTTCTTCCAAGGCTTTTAAAGGTGAAATATGAAAGTGGACTATTGGAAGAGAGGCTTTTTACCGACATTCCCGGCGAATTCAGAGACCCTTCTGGCTACATTGTTCTGGTCTGTAAGAAAGCAAGAAGAGAAAGCTTGTTCGACAAGTTTCGCGTCGTCCACGAAGGTTCCATTCGAATAGTCTTCTCCCCTTACATCAAGATATGTTCTTGGGAATTCTGCGTGACGCACCACGAAGTGTTCATTAGCAGAAGCCATTTGGTTCCTAATGTGAATCAAATTGGTGATGCCATATCAAAGTTCCAGAATTTCGCAGCCAATAATAATGACAACAATAATGTTACTGCTGAGGAGTTTCAAGAAAGTAGCAATAAGTTGGTTGCAGTAACACAAGAATTGGCTAAGAAATTGGAAGTTCCAATGCTTGATGATTATTCGGGGTTTGCTAAGAGCTATGTTAGGTGCCTTCAATTAGCAGAAGTTGGGAACTTGATGAAAGACGTGATTGATTTCAGCATACGGAATAAGATTGGACCTATCGAAAGCTTGGCCAAATTTCCCAAGAAACCTAGAATTGGTGATCATGGTGAAGATCAAttgcagcaacaacaacagcagcaTCAAAACGGGAATCATGATTTGAATAATGGTGGTAGGAACAATGGACACACACCTGGTATGCAAATTGGTTCTTCTAGCAATGGTACCTTAGCCACGTCAAGCACTGTTCAGATTCATAATTCAGTTGATTCTAGGGTTCGAAATTCAgtgaatggtgaagagaatgCTCCGATTCAGCCCCCTAATTCCCTCCCATAA